Proteins encoded by one window of Melanotaenia boesemani isolate fMelBoe1 chromosome 10, fMelBoe1.pri, whole genome shotgun sequence:
- the LOC121647192 gene encoding uncharacterized protein LOC121647192 isoform X2, with protein MAKHWSVTTFAALALLCGLVGKDVEAQGYDHWMSKGGPSKYPPTKPMDPQFVSPPVMPSYPQQYVPPPSNPQVYVPHPQTPQVYHPPQDPQKYNTGYDKGHKMPGNPPVQQNPHPYHPHYDPQKLDHDFGTKTPGNPPVPQKIPPPSNPQVYVPHPQTPQVYHPPQDPQKTYTGHGGQKVPGNPPVPQNPKIPPPSNPQVYVPPPQNPQVYHPPQDPQKTYTGHGGQKVPGNPPVPQNPKIPPPSNPQVYVPPPQNPQIYHPPHDSKKLSHDMGSQKTQNPQVPQNPQVPQNPQVPQNPQVPQNPKVPQNPQVPQNPQVPESPKVPHGHNTKHPSKNPQIPATPPVKSCDVDSHVRVPCGIHDISAAGCEAIDCCFDGHQCYFGKGVTVQCTKDAHFIVVVAREVTLPNIDLETISLLGHGQSCTHVDSNSAFAIYYFGVTDCGSVVMEEPGAIYYENRMTSSYEVGVGPLGAITRDSSYELLFQCKYIGTAVETLVVEVLPLDNPPLPVAALGPIHVHLRIANGICSTKGCNEVDAAYTSYYVDSDYPVTKVLRDPVYVEVQLLEKTDPSLVLTLGHCWATTSPSPHSLPQWDILIDGCPYRDDRYLSSLVPVGQSSGLDFPTHYRRFLFKMFTFVDPHSMEPLKEHVYIHCSTDVCVPGPNASCEPHCARRKRDTDAAEAKRVEPKVVVSSGEVIMTAAAKE; from the exons ATGGCGAAGCATTGGAGTGTTACCACTTTTGCAGCACTAGCTCTGCTATGCGGCCTAGTTGGGAAAGATGTAGAAGCTCAGGGCTATGATCACTGGATGTCCAAGGGTGGTCCGTCAAAGTATCCACCAACCAAGCCAATGGACCCTCAGTTTGTTTCACCACCGGTGATGCCTTCATATCCGCAACAATACGTTCCACCACCATCAAACCCTCAGGTCTATGTGCCTCATCCTCAGACGCCTCAAGTTTACCACCCGCCTCAAGACCCGCAAAAGTATAACACTGGCTATGATAAGGGACACAAGATGCCTGGAAACCCTCCTGTCCAACAGAATCCTCATCCTTACCACCCGCATTATGATCCACAAAAGCTCGACCATGATTTCGGTAccaaaacacctggaaaccctCCTGTCCCTCAGAAGATTCCACCACCATCAAACCCTCAGGTCTATGTGCCTCATCCTCAGACTCCTCAAGTTTACCACCCTCCTCAGGACCCGCAAAAGACCTACACTGGCCATGGTGGTCAAAAGGTGCCTGGAAACCCTCCTGTCCCACAGAATCCCAAGATTCCACCACCATCAAACCCCCAGGTCTATGTGCCTCCTCCTCAGAACCCTCAAGTTTACCACCCGCCTCAGGACCCGCAAAAGACCTACACTGGCCATGGTGGTCAAAAGGTGCCTGGAAACCCTCCTGTCCCACAGAATCCCAAGATTCCACCACCATCAAACCCTCAGGTCTATGTGCCTCCTCCACAGAACCCTCAAATTTACCACCCACCTCACGACTCTAAAAAGTTGAGCCATGATATGGGTTCCCAAAAAACTCAGAACCCTCAAGTCCCTCAGAACCCTCAAGTCCCTCAGAACCCTCAAGTCCCTCAGAACCCTCAAGTTCCTCAGAATCCTAAAGTCCCGCAGAACCCTCAAGTCCCTCAGAACCCTCAAGTCCCTGAGAGTCCCAAGGTGCCTCATGGTCATAACACGAAGCACCCCTCCAAGAATCCCCAGATCCCTGCAACGCCTCCTGTTAAGAGCTGTGACGTGGATAGTCATGTGAGAGTCCCATGTGGAATTCATGATATTTCTGCCGCTGGATGTGAGGCCATAGACTGCTGCTTTGATGGTCATCAGTGCTACTTTGGAAAAGGAG TGACAGTCCAGTGCACCAAGGATGCACACTTCATCGTTGTAGTGGCCAGAGAGGTCACTTTACCTAACATTGACCTTGAGACAATCTCACTGTTGGGACATGGCCAAAGCTGTACACATGTTGACTCTAATTCAGCTTTTGCCATCTACTACTTTGGCGTAACTGACTGTGGCTCTGTTGTCATG GAGGAACCAGGTGCTATATATTATGAGAACAGGATGACCTCCTCCTATGAAGTCGGGGTTGGGCCTCTTGGAGCCATTACTAGGGACAGCAGCTATGA GTTGCTTTTCCAGTGCAAATACATTGGCACCGCTGTTGAAACTTTGGTTGTGGAAGTCTTACCATTGGACAATCCTCCTCTGCCAGTTGCTGCTTTAGGACCCATCCATGTCCACCTGAGGATAGCCAATGGCATATGCAGCACAAAGGGTTGTAATGAAG TGGATGCAGCCTACACATCTTACTATGTGGATTCTGATTATCCTGTGACTAAAGTGCTCAGGGATCCTGTGTACGTGGAGGTTCAACTCCTTGAAAAGACAGATCCATCACTGGTTCTGACTCTAGGTCACTGTTGGGCAACCACAAGTCCCAGTCCTCATAGTCTGCCCCAGTGGGACATTCTGATTGACGG ATGTCCATACAGAGATGATCGTTACTTGTCATCACTGGTTCCAGTGGGTCAGTCTTCTGGTCTAGACTTCCCAACTCACTACAGGCGTTTCCTCTTCAAAATGTTCACCTTTGTGGATCCCCATTCAATGGAACCTCTGAAGGAACAT gtGTACATTCATTGCAgcacagatgtgtgtgttccagGACCCA
- the LOC121647192 gene encoding zona pellucida sperm-binding protein 4-like isoform X3 has product MAKHWSVTTFAALALLCGLVGKDVEAQGYDHWMSKGGPSKYPPTKPMDPQFVSPPVMPSYPQQYVPPPSNPQVYVPHPQTPQVYHPPQDPQKYNTGYDKGHKMPGNPPVQQNPHPYHPHYDPQKLDHDFGTKTPGNPPVPQKIPPPSNPQVYVPHPQTPQVYHPPQDPQKTYTGHGGQKVPGNPPVPQNPKIPPPSNPQVYVPPPQNPQVYHPPQDPQKTYTGHGGQKVPGNPPVPQNPKIPPPSNPQVYVPPPQNPQIYHPPHDSKKLSHDMGSQKTQNPQVPQNPQVPQNPQVPQNPQVPQNPKVPHGHNTKHPSKNPQIPATPPVKSCDVDSHVRVPCGIHDISAAGCEAIDCCFDGHQCYFGKGVTVQCTKDAHFIVVVAREVTLPNIDLETISLLGHGQSCTHVDSNSAFAIYYFGVTDCGSVVMEEPGAIYYENRMTSSYEVGVGPLGAITRDSSYELLFQCKYIGTAVETLVVEVLPLDNPPLPVAALGPIHVHLRIANGICSTKGCNEVDAAYTSYYVDSDYPVTKVLRDPVYVEVQLLEKTDPSLVLTLGHCWATTSPSPHSLPQWDILIDGCPYRDDRYLSSLVPVGQSSGLDFPTHYRRFLFKMFTFVDPHSMEPLKEHVYIHCSTDVCVPGPNASCEPHCARRKRDTDAAEAKRVEPKVVVSSGEVIMTAAAKE; this is encoded by the exons ATGGCGAAGCATTGGAGTGTTACCACTTTTGCAGCACTAGCTCTGCTATGCGGCCTAGTTGGGAAAGATGTAGAAGCTCAGGGCTATGATCACTGGATGTCCAAGGGTGGTCCGTCAAAGTATCCACCAACCAAGCCAATGGACCCTCAGTTTGTTTCACCACCGGTGATGCCTTCATATCCGCAACAATACGTTCCACCACCATCAAACCCTCAGGTCTATGTGCCTCATCCTCAGACGCCTCAAGTTTACCACCCGCCTCAAGACCCGCAAAAGTATAACACTGGCTATGATAAGGGACACAAGATGCCTGGAAACCCTCCTGTCCAACAGAATCCTCATCCTTACCACCCGCATTATGATCCACAAAAGCTCGACCATGATTTCGGTAccaaaacacctggaaaccctCCTGTCCCTCAGAAGATTCCACCACCATCAAACCCTCAGGTCTATGTGCCTCATCCTCAGACTCCTCAAGTTTACCACCCTCCTCAGGACCCGCAAAAGACCTACACTGGCCATGGTGGTCAAAAGGTGCCTGGAAACCCTCCTGTCCCACAGAATCCCAAGATTCCACCACCATCAAACCCCCAGGTCTATGTGCCTCCTCCTCAGAACCCTCAAGTTTACCACCCGCCTCAGGACCCGCAAAAGACCTACACTGGCCATGGTGGTCAAAAGGTGCCTGGAAACCCTCCTGTCCCACAGAATCCCAAGATTCCACCACCATCAAACCCTCAGGTCTATGTGCCTCCTCCACAGAACCCTCAAATTTACCACCCACCTCACGACTCTAAAAAGTTGAGCCATGATATGGGTTCCCAAAAAACTCAGAACCCTCAAGTCCCTCAGAACCCTCAAGTCCCTCAGAACCCTCAAGTCCCTCAGAACCCTCAAGTTCCTCAGAATCCTAAA GTGCCTCATGGTCATAACACGAAGCACCCCTCCAAGAATCCCCAGATCCCTGCAACGCCTCCTGTTAAGAGCTGTGACGTGGATAGTCATGTGAGAGTCCCATGTGGAATTCATGATATTTCTGCCGCTGGATGTGAGGCCATAGACTGCTGCTTTGATGGTCATCAGTGCTACTTTGGAAAAGGAG TGACAGTCCAGTGCACCAAGGATGCACACTTCATCGTTGTAGTGGCCAGAGAGGTCACTTTACCTAACATTGACCTTGAGACAATCTCACTGTTGGGACATGGCCAAAGCTGTACACATGTTGACTCTAATTCAGCTTTTGCCATCTACTACTTTGGCGTAACTGACTGTGGCTCTGTTGTCATG GAGGAACCAGGTGCTATATATTATGAGAACAGGATGACCTCCTCCTATGAAGTCGGGGTTGGGCCTCTTGGAGCCATTACTAGGGACAGCAGCTATGA GTTGCTTTTCCAGTGCAAATACATTGGCACCGCTGTTGAAACTTTGGTTGTGGAAGTCTTACCATTGGACAATCCTCCTCTGCCAGTTGCTGCTTTAGGACCCATCCATGTCCACCTGAGGATAGCCAATGGCATATGCAGCACAAAGGGTTGTAATGAAG TGGATGCAGCCTACACATCTTACTATGTGGATTCTGATTATCCTGTGACTAAAGTGCTCAGGGATCCTGTGTACGTGGAGGTTCAACTCCTTGAAAAGACAGATCCATCACTGGTTCTGACTCTAGGTCACTGTTGGGCAACCACAAGTCCCAGTCCTCATAGTCTGCCCCAGTGGGACATTCTGATTGACGG ATGTCCATACAGAGATGATCGTTACTTGTCATCACTGGTTCCAGTGGGTCAGTCTTCTGGTCTAGACTTCCCAACTCACTACAGGCGTTTCCTCTTCAAAATGTTCACCTTTGTGGATCCCCATTCAATGGAACCTCTGAAGGAACAT gtGTACATTCATTGCAgcacagatgtgtgtgttccagGACCCA
- the LOC121647192 gene encoding zona pellucida sperm-binding protein 4-like isoform X4, with translation MAKHWSVTTFAALALLCGLVGKDVEAQGYDHWMSKGGPSKYPPTKPMDPQFVSPPVMPSYPQQYVPPPSNPQVYVPHPQTPQVYHPPQDPQKYNTGYDKGHKMPGNPPVQQNPHPYHPHYDPQKLDHDFGTKTPGNPPVPQKIPPPSNPQVYVPHPQTPQVYHPPQDPQKTYTGHGGQKVPGNPPVPQNPKIPPPSNPQVYVPPPQNPQVYHPPQDPQKTYTGHGGQKVPGNPPVPQNPKIPPPSNPQVYVPPPQNPQIYHPPHDSKKLSHDMGSQKTQNPQVPQNPQVPQNPQVPQNPQVPHGHNTKHPSKNPQIPATPPVKSCDVDSHVRVPCGIHDISAAGCEAIDCCFDGHQCYFGKGVTVQCTKDAHFIVVVAREVTLPNIDLETISLLGHGQSCTHVDSNSAFAIYYFGVTDCGSVVMEEPGAIYYENRMTSSYEVGVGPLGAITRDSSYELLFQCKYIGTAVETLVVEVLPLDNPPLPVAALGPIHVHLRIANGICSTKGCNEVDAAYTSYYVDSDYPVTKVLRDPVYVEVQLLEKTDPSLVLTLGHCWATTSPSPHSLPQWDILIDGCPYRDDRYLSSLVPVGQSSGLDFPTHYRRFLFKMFTFVDPHSMEPLKEHVYIHCSTDVCVPGPNASCEPHCARRKRDTDAAEAKRVEPKVVVSSGEVIMTAAAKE, from the exons ATGGCGAAGCATTGGAGTGTTACCACTTTTGCAGCACTAGCTCTGCTATGCGGCCTAGTTGGGAAAGATGTAGAAGCTCAGGGCTATGATCACTGGATGTCCAAGGGTGGTCCGTCAAAGTATCCACCAACCAAGCCAATGGACCCTCAGTTTGTTTCACCACCGGTGATGCCTTCATATCCGCAACAATACGTTCCACCACCATCAAACCCTCAGGTCTATGTGCCTCATCCTCAGACGCCTCAAGTTTACCACCCGCCTCAAGACCCGCAAAAGTATAACACTGGCTATGATAAGGGACACAAGATGCCTGGAAACCCTCCTGTCCAACAGAATCCTCATCCTTACCACCCGCATTATGATCCACAAAAGCTCGACCATGATTTCGGTAccaaaacacctggaaaccctCCTGTCCCTCAGAAGATTCCACCACCATCAAACCCTCAGGTCTATGTGCCTCATCCTCAGACTCCTCAAGTTTACCACCCTCCTCAGGACCCGCAAAAGACCTACACTGGCCATGGTGGTCAAAAGGTGCCTGGAAACCCTCCTGTCCCACAGAATCCCAAGATTCCACCACCATCAAACCCCCAGGTCTATGTGCCTCCTCCTCAGAACCCTCAAGTTTACCACCCGCCTCAGGACCCGCAAAAGACCTACACTGGCCATGGTGGTCAAAAGGTGCCTGGAAACCCTCCTGTCCCACAGAATCCCAAGATTCCACCACCATCAAACCCTCAGGTCTATGTGCCTCCTCCACAGAACCCTCAAATTTACCACCCACCTCACGACTCTAAAAAGTTGAGCCATGATATGGGTTCCCAAAAAACTCAGAACCCTCAAGTCCCTCAGAACCCTCAAGTCCCTCAGAACCCTCAAGTCCCTCAGAACCCTCAA GTGCCTCATGGTCATAACACGAAGCACCCCTCCAAGAATCCCCAGATCCCTGCAACGCCTCCTGTTAAGAGCTGTGACGTGGATAGTCATGTGAGAGTCCCATGTGGAATTCATGATATTTCTGCCGCTGGATGTGAGGCCATAGACTGCTGCTTTGATGGTCATCAGTGCTACTTTGGAAAAGGAG TGACAGTCCAGTGCACCAAGGATGCACACTTCATCGTTGTAGTGGCCAGAGAGGTCACTTTACCTAACATTGACCTTGAGACAATCTCACTGTTGGGACATGGCCAAAGCTGTACACATGTTGACTCTAATTCAGCTTTTGCCATCTACTACTTTGGCGTAACTGACTGTGGCTCTGTTGTCATG GAGGAACCAGGTGCTATATATTATGAGAACAGGATGACCTCCTCCTATGAAGTCGGGGTTGGGCCTCTTGGAGCCATTACTAGGGACAGCAGCTATGA GTTGCTTTTCCAGTGCAAATACATTGGCACCGCTGTTGAAACTTTGGTTGTGGAAGTCTTACCATTGGACAATCCTCCTCTGCCAGTTGCTGCTTTAGGACCCATCCATGTCCACCTGAGGATAGCCAATGGCATATGCAGCACAAAGGGTTGTAATGAAG TGGATGCAGCCTACACATCTTACTATGTGGATTCTGATTATCCTGTGACTAAAGTGCTCAGGGATCCTGTGTACGTGGAGGTTCAACTCCTTGAAAAGACAGATCCATCACTGGTTCTGACTCTAGGTCACTGTTGGGCAACCACAAGTCCCAGTCCTCATAGTCTGCCCCAGTGGGACATTCTGATTGACGG ATGTCCATACAGAGATGATCGTTACTTGTCATCACTGGTTCCAGTGGGTCAGTCTTCTGGTCTAGACTTCCCAACTCACTACAGGCGTTTCCTCTTCAAAATGTTCACCTTTGTGGATCCCCATTCAATGGAACCTCTGAAGGAACAT gtGTACATTCATTGCAgcacagatgtgtgtgttccagGACCCA